One Varibaculum prostatecancerukia genomic window, CTGGTTAAGGGAACGAAAAAGCCTACCTTTATGAGCGTTACTAAGCGTAGCTGCTTTCAACTCACCATTTTTTGAGCGGCGAGCATTTTTACCTAAATTTCGTTCAGCTTTTAAATATTTTCTCCCCATGATGTCACGCTGATCCTTAGAGTAAAGAAGAATACCGCCAAAAACGAAATAGTCATTATGTAAATGGTCAAATACGCCCGACTCGTCAGCGTAGACAAAAATACTCACAGTTATATTCTAATAGAGCCACCCCGCTGTGGGGTGGCTCCCCCAAGGCCGGCGACCTTACAGACCGCTTAAACGTTAATTCGGTTCCTTGAGTATACAGCGCACTCTAATGCCTGCATTTATAAATTTAACACCATAACCCCGCTACGCCAAGTAGTAATCTACTCTGTCTTAATTTTGGATAATAATCTGGCATTCATCCGCAAGTCCGTCTTAGTAGCTTCCACCTTAGTGGGTACGATGTGCAGCCTGCCCGAAGTTGATGCGAGCTAGTCCAAACCTAAAGCACTAAAACCTCACCAGAGAAAACTTTCGGCGAGTGCATTGGCGGAGGTAGGGGGATTCGAACCCCCGAGGGCTTGCACCCAACCCGCTTTCCAAGCGAGCGCCATAGGCCGCTAGGCGATACCTCCAGACACAAGTTTGAGTTTACCGAAATGCCCTAGCTAATGTCGATTTAGGAAATGAGTAGTCGAACACAGCCCGGCGCTACTGTGGCTAATCGCGAATGCTTCAACCCCGCCGCGTCCTCGCCCTCATGCCCGAATCCTCATTTCTCTCGCTCCCAGAAAAGCGTCCGCACCGTATTACTCTCCCGTTTCCAGATACCGCGCTCCTGGGCTAAACTAGGAGGGATCCTTCACGCGGCGATATCATTCGAACCTCCCCAGGGCCGGAAGGCAGCAAGGATAAGGGTGCGCTATCGGGTGCGTGAAGGGTCTTTTTTATCCCAATAACCCGGCATACACCCCGGAGATGGCTGGGCTTTAGTACAGTAGAGCCGTGAGCATCGCACTTTATCGCCGCTACCGGCCAGACACTTTCCAAGACGTGATCGGGCAAGATCACGTGGTCAAACCGTTGATGGCGGCGCTGCGTTCTGGACGGATTAGCCATGCGTATCTCTTTTCTGGGCCGCGCGGGTGCGGCAAAACCACCTCGGCGCGAATCATGGCGCGCTGCCTGAACTGTGCTGAAGGCCCCACCGACACTCCCTGCGGCAAATGCGAATCCTGCAAAGACTTAGCGACCGGAGGCTCCGGCTCCCTCGACGTAGTAGAAATCGACGCTGCCAGCCACAACGGGGTAGATGACGCCCGGGAGCTACGCGAGCGAGCAGGTTTCGCTCCGGTGCGTGACCGCTACAAAATTTTCATCCTGGACGAAGCCCATATGGTTACTCAACAGGGATTTAACGCCCTGCTGAAAATCGTGGAAGAACCCCCCGAACACGTAAAGTTTATTTTCGCGACCACCGAACCCGACAAAGTAATCGGCACGATTCGTTCCCGCACCCACCACTATCCGTTCCGCCTAGTACCGCCAGAAATCATGGAAAAATATATGGCGAAGCTCTGCGAGGCGGAAAATATCGAACCTGCCCCTGGGGTGCTGCAACTGGTGATGAGGGCGGGCGCAGGCTCAGTCCGTGACTCGCTTTCGGTATTAGACCAGCTAATGGCGGGTGCTGAGGACGGAAAACTAGCCTACGGAACCGCCTCTGCGCTGCTGGGATATACCGATAGTTCCATCCTGGAGCGCTCGGTAGATGCGATCATCGACCGGGATGGCGCGGCTTTATTCGAGGTAATCGCGAAAATGATTGAGGGCGGACATGACCCTCGCCGCTACCTGGAAGACCTATTGCTTCGCTTACGTGACCTGCTAGTACTCTCAGTTTCTTCTCCCGAGGACGCACAGGCAGCGTTGGCGGGCACCCCCGAAGATCAACTATCCGTCATGAACGCGCAGGCGCAGCGATGGGGAACTGCCGGGATTTCTCATGCCAGCGACCTCACCAACACTGCCTTGACAGAACTGACCGGAGCCACCGCCCCCCGTTTGCAAGTAGAGTTGCTGGCAGCGCGGCTATTGCTGCCCCCTGAAAACCCGGTGGCAATAGCCAGCGGACAGGGCGCTGTCCCAGCTGGTTCTCGTAGCGGGGCAGAGGCAGCAATCGCGGCCTTACATCGACCGGGGCGTCCTCAATCTCAAAAGAGCACCAATGCTCCCCGAACTAACCACGCCGCGCGCACTGTTAGCGCTCCGCGACCTGCCGCTAATGAAGATTCCAGCGTTAATGCCGCCCCGGCAGTATCTGCTGCTAGCGCGCAGCCTGTCGCCCCGCGAAGCAGCGTCCCGGAACTCGCAGCCCCTCGTCCCATGACAGCGGCGGACAAACAGGTTGCGCCCGCGGTTGCGGGCACCCCAGAACAGTCCCAAGAAACGCAAACTAACAGTAAAAATGAAGGGCAGACCGCGGCTGCAGCTCCTAAAGCAGACGCGCAGCCACCCGTGGCAACGAAAGTAGAAAAAGGTGAACAATACTGGCAGGTATTGCAGGCGTGGGGCAAAGTATCCGCGCGACTGAAAGAGGTAGATCCGCGACTGTGGTCGACTTGTAATCGGCACCTGCAGATTGGCGGGGCACAAGAGCAGAAAGTTACTTTGCTAGCCGATAGCCCCCAAACCGTTGAGTATTTAAAAGACAAATTAGCTCCCTTAGAAAAATGTCTAGCTGAGGAGCTTTCGGGAAGCTGGGAAGTAAAGCTGCTCCCCGGAAGTAATGATAGTCTCGCTCCCGCGCTCAGCGAAGCGTTATCGCAGGTAAAACTATTCTTACCGCCGGAAAGTGCGCCCGCGGTCGAGGATGAAGCCCCGCCGGAAGAAGAACTTTATCCTCCGGAACCAGAAGACTTAGGCGATAGCGGTGGGGGTGAAACCCCGCCCTCCCCGGTGGATAGTGCGCCGACGGCATCCCTAGAAACTACCGCAGACCCGGAAATTCCCACCCCTAAAAGCACAGATGAAGCTGTAAAAAAAGTTAACCCGGTAGGGGATCAAGATGGCTCTGCGCCCAGCGGTGGTAGCTGGATTATTGACCCTGCCGCGCCCACTGTGGAGGAGGTACCTCCCGAAATCCCTGATGCGGGTGATATGGAGCGCCAGGAGGCTCCCGAACTCTCCGCGCCTCGCCCCGGGAAAGAAATCGTTGCGCCCCGCGCTGAGGAAGAAATGGTTGCTCCGCGGGCAGTAAGTCCGCAAACACAAGCGGAGGCCCCTCGGGCTGAGGTAAACGAGACTCTAGTGGCTCCCCGAACCGGGAATAATCCTATTGCGGCCCCGCGTCCTCATGAAAGTGCTGCTCAAGTGGAAAACCCGGCCGCAGAACTCCCCGCAGAGCCCACAATCGAAGAAGACTTACCGGATATGTCCGATCCTGATGTGGGGGTCGATGATAGCGGTGGCCGCTGGGGAGTCGAGGTCGCGAAATCTTTGCTTGGTGGCAAGATAGTTGAGACAGCAGATAACGATTCCGCCAGCAACTAGAAAGAGAGCAGCTAAAAATCTATGTACGACGGTGCCTTGCAAGACCTGATTGACGCCCTGGGACGACTGCCGGGGATTGGTCCAAAATCAGCGCAACGCATCGCCTTTTATGTGCTTTCTCGTCCTAAAGATGAAGCGAAACTACTGGCGCAAGCCTTAATGGATGCCAAAGAAAAAATCCGGTTTTGCAGCCA contains:
- a CDS encoding DNA polymerase III subunit gamma and tau — translated: MSIALYRRYRPDTFQDVIGQDHVVKPLMAALRSGRISHAYLFSGPRGCGKTTSARIMARCLNCAEGPTDTPCGKCESCKDLATGGSGSLDVVEIDAASHNGVDDARELRERAGFAPVRDRYKIFILDEAHMVTQQGFNALLKIVEEPPEHVKFIFATTEPDKVIGTIRSRTHHYPFRLVPPEIMEKYMAKLCEAENIEPAPGVLQLVMRAGAGSVRDSLSVLDQLMAGAEDGKLAYGTASALLGYTDSSILERSVDAIIDRDGAALFEVIAKMIEGGHDPRRYLEDLLLRLRDLLVLSVSSPEDAQAALAGTPEDQLSVMNAQAQRWGTAGISHASDLTNTALTELTGATAPRLQVELLAARLLLPPENPVAIASGQGAVPAGSRSGAEAAIAALHRPGRPQSQKSTNAPRTNHAARTVSAPRPAANEDSSVNAAPAVSAASAQPVAPRSSVPELAAPRPMTAADKQVAPAVAGTPEQSQETQTNSKNEGQTAAAAPKADAQPPVATKVEKGEQYWQVLQAWGKVSARLKEVDPRLWSTCNRHLQIGGAQEQKVTLLADSPQTVEYLKDKLAPLEKCLAEELSGSWEVKLLPGSNDSLAPALSEALSQVKLFLPPESAPAVEDEAPPEEELYPPEPEDLGDSGGGETPPSPVDSAPTASLETTADPEIPTPKSTDEAVKKVNPVGDQDGSAPSGGSWIIDPAAPTVEEVPPEIPDAGDMERQEAPELSAPRPGKEIVAPRAEEEMVAPRAVSPQTQAEAPRAEVNETLVAPRTGNNPIAAPRPHESAAQVENPAAELPAEPTIEEDLPDMSDPDVGVDDSGGRWGVEVAKSLLGGKIVETADNDSASN